The proteins below are encoded in one region of Halorhodospira halochloris:
- the hfq gene encoding RNA chaperone Hfq: MSKGQSLQEPFLNTLRKEKVPVSIYLVNGIKLQGQIESFDQFVVLLRNNVNQMVYKHAISTIVPARRVRIPALGDDQPTDLEHGQEESDR; encoded by the coding sequence ATGTCAAAAGGGCAGTCACTGCAAGAGCCGTTTCTAAATACCCTGCGCAAGGAGAAGGTGCCGGTATCTATATATTTGGTTAATGGGATAAAGCTTCAGGGCCAGATCGAATCCTTCGATCAATTTGTGGTTTTATTGCGCAATAATGTAAATCAGATGGTCTATAAACATGCAATCTCAACTATAGTCCCGGCGCGGCGGGTGCGGATACCTGCGCTTGGGGACGATCAGCCTACCGACCTTGAACACGGTCAGGAGGAGAGCGATCGCTGA
- a CDS encoding DUF2065 domain-containing protein — translation MAVQDFLTAIALLLVLEGIMPAASPDMFRHAMRQAAEMDDGSLRVVGLLSMGFGLLLLYLVRN, via the coding sequence ATGGCGGTACAGGATTTCCTGACAGCTATCGCTCTGCTGTTGGTGCTTGAGGGAATAATGCCGGCGGCTAGCCCGGATATGTTTAGACACGCAATGCGTCAGGCTGCCGAGATGGATGACGGCAGCCTGCGCGTTGTAGGTCTGCTCTCTATGGGGTTTGGCCTGCTGCTACTCTACCTGGTGCGTAATTGA
- the hflK gene encoding FtsH protease activity modulator HflK, with translation MAWNEPGGGGRDPWGGGPKGGGSGGPPDLDEVFRKLRDQINGLFGGKRASSDGDGPSPRGPGSVGIGLLAAAAFIIWGLSGIYIVDQGWRGVELTFGKHADTTEPGPHWHWPWPIGNVERVNVEQRRIAEVGYETMQGQSRPVPHEALMITRDENIVDVRIAAQYQVQDPFLYLFNFRMPEETLKQVTESAIREIIGKRELHFVLTEGRTEVARETQRLLQEVMDTYETGLAVVQVAVQDIQPPEEVQPAFEDAIRAREDEQRKINRAQAYANELIPRAQGQAARILEEAQGYREQVVARAEGDASRFDALVAEYRNAPDLMRQRLYLETMEEILGKSSKLMLDSEASQSLMYLPLDKIMGGRTTTGMGQQQPLANIDVADERDAVTPTLRARDALRDRGTR, from the coding sequence ATGGCTTGGAATGAACCCGGCGGCGGTGGCCGCGATCCCTGGGGAGGTGGCCCCAAAGGCGGTGGCAGCGGTGGGCCGCCCGATCTTGATGAGGTGTTCCGTAAGCTACGTGACCAGATCAACGGCCTCTTTGGTGGCAAGCGAGCCTCCAGTGATGGGGATGGCCCATCACCGCGCGGACCTGGCAGCGTCGGAATCGGTCTGCTGGCTGCGGCGGCCTTTATAATCTGGGGACTGTCCGGCATATACATAGTCGATCAGGGTTGGCGAGGGGTCGAGCTGACCTTCGGTAAGCACGCCGATACTACCGAGCCGGGGCCCCATTGGCACTGGCCGTGGCCGATAGGCAACGTCGAGCGGGTTAACGTCGAGCAGCGCCGCATAGCCGAGGTCGGTTATGAGACGATGCAAGGCCAATCGCGCCCGGTGCCCCATGAGGCGCTGATGATAACCCGTGACGAGAATATCGTTGATGTGCGTATTGCGGCACAGTACCAGGTCCAGGATCCGTTCCTCTATCTGTTCAACTTCCGCATGCCGGAAGAGACCTTAAAACAGGTAACTGAGAGTGCCATCCGGGAGATAATAGGTAAGCGTGAACTCCACTTTGTGCTCACCGAAGGGCGCACCGAGGTAGCCCGCGAGACTCAGCGGTTGCTCCAAGAGGTCATGGACACTTATGAAACCGGCCTCGCTGTTGTGCAAGTTGCGGTGCAGGATATCCAACCCCCGGAAGAGGTGCAGCCGGCGTTTGAGGACGCCATTCGCGCTCGTGAAGATGAGCAGCGCAAGATTAACCGGGCCCAGGCCTATGCCAATGAGCTGATCCCGCGGGCCCAGGGTCAGGCAGCGCGTATCCTCGAAGAGGCACAGGGTTATCGCGAGCAGGTTGTTGCCCGGGCTGAGGGTGATGCTTCGCGCTTCGATGCCTTGGTTGCGGAATACCGCAATGCCCCTGATTTGATGCGCCAGCGCCTCTATCTTGAGACGATGGAGGAGATCCTGGGTAAGAGCAGCAAACTAATGCTTGATTCGGAGGCAAGCCAGTCACTTATGTACCTACCGCTAGATAAGATAATGGGCGGTCGTACTACGACAGGCATGGGTCAACAACAGCCGTTGGCCAATATCGACGTGGCTGACGAGCGCGACGCCGTTACGCCGACTCTGCGGGCACGTGATGCACTGCGTGATAGGGGGACGCGCTAA
- a CDS encoding adenylosuccinate synthase encodes MGKNVVVVGTQWGDEGKGKIVDWLTEHAGVVARFQGGHNAGHTLVIDGEQTILHLIPSGILRPDVTCVIGNGVVLSTAALLKEIDELEQRGVAAKQRLRISRSCPLILPSHEALDKARELARGKAAIGTTGRGIGPAYEDKVARRGIRLSDLYHRERLAAKLGELLDYHNFILEHYYGAEKLDFQAVLEQALDHGEKLAPMLADSGALLSAEMQAGRSILFEGAQGTLLDIDHGTYPYVTSSNTSAGAAAAGTGVGPRVIDYVLGITKAYTTRVGHGPFPTELDLNDEMGAYLGKQGNEFGATTGRQRRCGWLDIVAMRRAVQINSLSGLCITKLDVLDGLETLRICTGYRYAGEALDTLPAEVETLADCEPIYEDVPGWPGESTSGVESYADLPAAARSYLERIEQLIGVPIAVVSTGPDRRQTIVRESPFR; translated from the coding sequence ATGGGAAAGAATGTGGTGGTGGTCGGTACCCAGTGGGGCGATGAGGGTAAAGGCAAGATAGTCGATTGGTTGACCGAGCACGCTGGGGTAGTGGCTAGGTTTCAGGGCGGCCATAATGCTGGTCATACGCTGGTCATAGATGGCGAGCAGACCATTCTCCACCTTATCCCGTCCGGGATTCTGCGTCCCGATGTTACTTGTGTCATAGGTAATGGGGTTGTGCTGTCGACAGCCGCACTGCTCAAGGAGATTGATGAACTTGAGCAGCGTGGGGTAGCAGCAAAGCAGCGATTGCGGATTAGTCGCTCATGCCCGTTGATTCTACCCAGCCATGAAGCCCTGGATAAGGCGCGCGAGCTCGCCCGGGGTAAGGCGGCGATCGGCACAACTGGGCGAGGTATCGGGCCTGCCTATGAGGATAAGGTTGCCCGGCGCGGCATTCGCCTATCGGATCTCTATCACCGCGAGCGCTTGGCAGCTAAGCTCGGTGAGCTGCTTGATTACCATAATTTCATCCTTGAGCACTATTACGGTGCTGAGAAGCTCGATTTCCAGGCTGTGCTTGAGCAGGCACTGGATCATGGTGAAAAGCTGGCGCCGATGCTAGCTGACAGTGGTGCCCTGCTCAGTGCCGAGATGCAAGCCGGTCGTTCGATCCTTTTCGAAGGGGCGCAGGGGACGCTTCTCGACATCGATCACGGGACTTATCCCTACGTGACCTCATCTAATACCAGCGCTGGAGCCGCAGCTGCAGGGACCGGTGTTGGGCCACGGGTGATAGATTATGTGCTTGGTATTACCAAGGCTTACACCACTCGGGTTGGCCACGGCCCGTTTCCTACCGAGCTTGATCTCAACGATGAGATGGGCGCCTATTTAGGCAAACAGGGCAATGAGTTCGGTGCTACGACCGGCCGCCAGCGCCGCTGTGGCTGGCTGGACATTGTGGCGATGCGCCGGGCGGTGCAGATTAACAGTCTTTCGGGTCTATGTATCACCAAGCTCGATGTGCTCGATGGGCTAGAGACGTTGCGCATTTGCACCGGCTATCGTTACGCTGGCGAGGCGCTCGATACCCTGCCGGCTGAGGTCGAGACGTTGGCCGATTGTGAGCCGATCTATGAGGATGTGCCGGGTTGGCCGGGCGAATCGACCAGCGGGGTGGAGAGCTATGCTGATCTGCCGGCCGCGGCACGTAGTTATTTGGAGCGTATCGAGCAGCTGATCGGGGTGCCTATTGCGGTTGTCTCGACCGGCCCCGACCGGCGGCAGACGATTGTTCGTGAGAGTCCCTTTAGGTAA
- the miaA gene encoding tRNA (adenosine(37)-N6)-dimethylallyltransferase MiaA: MANSNKSPLNQGSSNPSSERYTAEFLGDVQQPRPGVVFLMGPTAVGKSDIAIELARRLPVEIVSVDSAQVYRGLDIGTAKPGVALRREVAHHLIDLRDPAEPYSAADFVQDAQQVVAQIRARARVPLFVGGTGLYFQALEQGLSPMPGADQQIRQELEAEAARCGLAHLHQRLAEQDPETAQRLHPNDAQRIQRALEVHRLTGRPMSEIQRQPGVPGLAARPLKIALQPVSRAWLHERIEQRFRAMLAAGLVGEVLMLYRRADLGLHLPALRAVGYRQVWQYICGQCAYNEMIRRGVSATRKYAKRQLTWMRRHFPATPCSGKRPIMGLPSGRESTVRERLEPAYNIDVGPSSQHYVKVSRLIEEVFAR; encoded by the coding sequence ATGGCAAATTCCAACAAATCGCCACTCAATCAAGGTTCAAGTAACCCAAGCAGTGAGCGCTATACAGCGGAGTTTTTAGGCGACGTTCAGCAGCCTCGGCCCGGGGTCGTATTCTTAATGGGGCCGACGGCGGTTGGTAAGAGCGATATCGCCATAGAGCTGGCTCGGCGCCTGCCGGTGGAGATTGTCAGTGTAGATTCGGCCCAAGTTTATCGAGGCTTGGATATTGGCACCGCCAAACCGGGGGTAGCGCTGAGGCGGGAAGTGGCGCATCACCTCATCGATTTGCGCGACCCGGCAGAGCCGTACTCGGCGGCAGATTTTGTCCAAGACGCCCAGCAAGTAGTAGCACAGATTCGTGCCCGCGCTCGGGTGCCACTGTTTGTTGGTGGTACCGGGCTGTATTTCCAAGCCCTTGAGCAGGGTTTATCACCAATGCCGGGGGCCGATCAGCAGATTAGGCAAGAGCTCGAGGCAGAGGCTGCGCGCTGCGGGTTGGCCCATCTGCACCAGCGCTTGGCCGAACAGGATCCAGAGACCGCGCAGCGCCTCCACCCTAACGACGCTCAGCGCATCCAGCGGGCGTTAGAGGTGCACCGCTTAACAGGCCGCCCGATGAGCGAGATACAGCGCCAGCCGGGTGTCCCTGGCTTGGCGGCAAGGCCACTTAAGATAGCGTTGCAGCCGGTTAGTAGGGCCTGGCTACATGAGCGCATCGAACAGCGTTTCCGGGCCATGTTGGCAGCCGGCTTGGTGGGGGAGGTGCTGATGCTCTATCGGCGTGCTGATCTTGGGCTGCATTTGCCCGCTCTACGGGCGGTAGGTTATCGTCAAGTTTGGCAGTATATCTGTGGGCAGTGTGCCTATAATGAGATGATTCGCCGTGGAGTCAGTGCTACTAGGAAATATGCTAAGCGGCAGCTGACCTGGATGCGCCGCCATTTTCCAGCCACGCCGTGCAGCGGAAAGAGGCCCATTATGGGTTTGCCGAGTGGGCGCGAGAGTACTGTCCGTGAGCGGCTGGAACCGGCGTATAACATTGATGTCGGTCCCTCTAGCCAGCACTACGTCAAAGTAAGTAGACTGATAGAGGAAGTGTTTGCACGGTAG
- a CDS encoding ATP phosphoribosyltransferase regulatory subunit: MQRQAPWLLPDGVDELLPPRAQQAEELRRRLLDLHRAWGYELIMPPFIEFLDALLTGTGGDLDLQTFKLTDQLSGRMLGVRPDITPQAARVDAHQLRREGVTRLCYLGSVLQARGGGAAQSRNAVQLGAELYGHSGIESDLEVLSLMLETLRSAGVQDLHLDIGHVGIFQALSARAELDSADEAALFDLLQRKAADEISTMLANSGVAAELNGMFCSLASLHGSPEVLELARAKLGGVDEGVDSALDELQQLLGSLATREPGINVCIDLGELRGYRYHTGIAFAAYTPGLSQEVARGGRYDGIGKAFGRPRPATGYSTDLKRLLNLSQSDTGTMAQDYGGVLAPWMEDRALLNRVRELRAQGERVVWQLPGDADRHGCNRRLVERNGKWELEAV; encoded by the coding sequence ATGCAACGACAAGCCCCTTGGCTTCTCCCCGATGGCGTAGATGAGCTCTTGCCGCCCCGTGCCCAGCAGGCCGAAGAGCTGCGCAGAAGGCTCCTTGACCTGCATCGGGCGTGGGGTTATGAGCTGATCATGCCGCCCTTCATTGAGTTCCTCGATGCCCTCTTGACGGGGACGGGCGGTGATCTTGATCTGCAGACATTCAAGCTGACTGATCAACTCTCTGGCCGCATGCTTGGGGTACGACCGGATATAACCCCGCAAGCGGCCCGTGTTGATGCCCATCAGCTGCGACGTGAAGGGGTTACCCGGCTGTGCTATCTCGGCAGTGTCCTGCAGGCGCGCGGCGGCGGGGCAGCGCAGAGCCGTAATGCGGTTCAGCTCGGCGCCGAGCTCTATGGCCATAGCGGCATAGAGAGCGACCTAGAGGTCCTCTCGCTAATGCTTGAGACGCTGCGCAGCGCGGGAGTGCAAGATCTTCACCTGGATATTGGCCATGTCGGCATCTTCCAGGCATTGAGTGCTAGGGCCGAGCTGGATTCCGCCGATGAGGCCGCCCTATTTGATCTGCTCCAGCGCAAGGCAGCAGATGAGATCTCTACGATGCTCGCTAATTCTGGGGTGGCCGCGGAATTAAACGGTATGTTCTGCTCTTTGGCGAGTTTGCATGGCTCGCCCGAGGTTCTGGAGCTTGCGCGTGCAAAACTCGGTGGCGTAGATGAAGGCGTCGATAGCGCGCTTGACGAGCTGCAGCAGCTGTTGGGCAGTTTGGCGACACGCGAACCCGGGATTAACGTCTGCATTGATCTGGGCGAGTTGCGTGGCTATAGGTACCACACCGGCATCGCATTTGCTGCCTATACGCCTGGCTTGTCTCAGGAAGTGGCACGGGGTGGGCGGTATGACGGGATTGGCAAGGCGTTCGGTCGTCCCCGTCCGGCTACCGGGTATAGCACCGACCTTAAGCGGTTGCTCAATCTATCCCAGAGTGATACCGGCACCATGGCTCAGGATTACGGAGGAGTTCTAGCGCCATGGATGGAGGATAGGGCGCTGCTGAATCGAGTCCGTGAGCTGCGCGCCCAGGGCGAGAGAGTGGTCTGGCAGCTGCCGGGTGATGCTGATCGGCACGGTTGCAACCGCCGGCTCGTCGAACGCAATGGCAAATGGGAATTGGAGGCAGTTTAG
- the hflC gene encoding protease modulator HflC translates to MSKILQNVVLPLVLVVAVLAYFSMFTVSEKELALKFRLGEVVESDYDPGLHFKLPFVNNVRKFDARVQNLDESPERFLTSEKKNLIVDSFVKWRIADAERFYMTVRGDPERANQRLREIIRDGLRAEFGKRMVQDIISGERVEIMQILREATADAAQNLGLEVLDVRLKRIDLPEDVTDSIFERMVADRERVAREIRARGDEAGERIRADADRQRTVILAEAYREGESLRGEGDAEAADIYAQSYGQEPEFFAFQRSLRSYRQAFESGDDFFVLSPTSEFFRYFGGGGIPATDELQE, encoded by the coding sequence ATGAGTAAGATACTTCAGAATGTCGTCCTGCCCCTGGTTTTAGTGGTTGCAGTGCTAGCCTATTTCTCGATGTTTACGGTCTCCGAGAAAGAGTTGGCGCTGAAGTTCCGCCTCGGTGAGGTAGTAGAGTCGGATTACGATCCAGGGCTCCACTTTAAGTTGCCGTTTGTCAACAACGTCCGTAAGTTCGATGCTCGGGTGCAGAACCTCGACGAATCGCCGGAGCGCTTCTTGACCTCGGAGAAGAAGAACCTGATTGTCGACTCTTTTGTAAAGTGGCGCATCGCCGATGCCGAGCGCTTTTACATGACGGTGCGCGGCGATCCGGAACGGGCCAACCAGCGCTTGCGCGAGATCATTCGTGACGGGTTGCGAGCGGAGTTCGGTAAGCGCATGGTGCAGGATATTATCTCCGGCGAGAGGGTAGAGATAATGCAGATCCTGCGCGAAGCTACCGCTGATGCGGCGCAGAATCTTGGCCTTGAGGTCCTTGATGTGCGGCTCAAGCGTATTGATCTGCCGGAAGATGTTACCGATTCCATCTTTGAGCGCATGGTCGCTGACCGTGAGCGGGTAGCCCGCGAGATCCGCGCCCGCGGTGACGAGGCCGGCGAACGCATCCGTGCCGACGCCGATCGACAGCGCACCGTTATCCTCGCTGAGGCCTATCGCGAAGGCGAGAGTCTGCGTGGTGAGGGCGATGCTGAGGCGGCGGATATCTATGCTCAGTCTTATGGCCAAGAGCCGGAATTCTTCGCTTTCCAGCGTAGTCTGCGCTCTTACCGGCAGGCGTTCGAGTCCGGCGATGACTTCTTCGTGCTCTCGCCCACATCGGAGTTCTTCCGTTACTTCGGCGGCGGCGGTATCCCTGCAACTGATGAGCTCCAGGAGTGA
- the hflX gene encoding ribosome rescue GTPase HflX has protein sequence MGTISLPTLNTVRRRAIAERILSSSGPADLFARPSGGERAVTVHVRMPGDALDAAEEMAALARSAGADIVGRFDHRRDTPDPRTFLGRGKVAELAEQVADLGVALVLIDQPLSAAQERNLEADLNCRVLDRTGLILDIFAQRAQTFEGRLQVELAQLKHVSSRLVRGWSHLERQKGGIGLRGPGEKQLEMDRRMISGRIKQIERRLVKVRRNREQGRKARRRRQLPVVSLVGYTNAGKTTLFNALTGSERHAEDRLFATLDTSWRRVDLAPGAAAVISDTVGFISRLPHDLVAAFRSTLEEVSEADLLLHVIDAGAQEREHQIEQVETVLDEIGAQNVPVLRVYNKVDTTALTAGPFYTDVGELEGVRISAQEPAAGLDDLLAAVAARLGPQRVRRLVSLAPEQGKLRSELFRLGSVINESYADNGTLELEVELPNHELERLHAREGLEREVVSRP, from the coding sequence TTGGGGACGATCAGCCTACCGACCTTGAACACGGTCAGGAGGAGAGCGATCGCTGAACGTATACTCAGCAGCAGTGGGCCTGCTGATCTATTTGCCCGCCCGAGCGGCGGTGAGCGGGCAGTCACGGTGCATGTGCGGATGCCAGGCGATGCCCTTGATGCAGCCGAAGAGATGGCAGCCCTAGCGCGTTCGGCCGGAGCGGATATTGTCGGGCGCTTCGATCACCGCCGGGATACCCCCGACCCACGGACCTTTTTAGGCCGTGGTAAGGTAGCCGAGCTGGCCGAGCAGGTCGCTGATTTGGGAGTAGCTCTGGTCCTAATCGATCAGCCTCTCTCGGCAGCTCAGGAGCGCAATCTTGAGGCGGATCTTAATTGCCGCGTCCTCGATCGAACCGGCCTGATTCTGGATATCTTTGCCCAGCGGGCACAAACCTTTGAGGGGCGTCTACAGGTCGAGTTGGCGCAGCTCAAGCATGTCTCTAGTCGCTTGGTGCGAGGCTGGTCGCACTTGGAGCGGCAAAAGGGCGGCATCGGCTTGCGCGGTCCAGGTGAGAAGCAGCTGGAGATGGACCGGCGCATGATTAGCGGGCGGATAAAGCAGATTGAGCGCCGCTTGGTCAAGGTCAGGCGCAATCGTGAGCAAGGCCGCAAAGCCCGGCGGCGGCGTCAGCTACCGGTGGTCTCCCTGGTCGGCTACACCAACGCCGGTAAGACTACCCTGTTTAATGCCTTGACTGGATCGGAGCGGCACGCCGAAGATCGCCTCTTTGCGACCCTGGACACCTCCTGGCGCCGAGTCGACTTGGCCCCTGGGGCGGCTGCGGTGATCTCCGATACGGTTGGTTTTATCAGTAGGTTGCCGCACGATCTAGTCGCCGCCTTCCGCTCGACCCTGGAGGAGGTTAGTGAGGCGGATCTGTTGTTGCACGTCATCGATGCCGGGGCGCAGGAGCGCGAGCACCAGATCGAGCAGGTAGAAACGGTTCTGGACGAGATTGGTGCGCAGAACGTTCCGGTATTGCGAGTCTATAATAAGGTGGATACTACGGCGCTTACGGCAGGGCCGTTCTACACCGATGTCGGCGAACTCGAAGGGGTGCGCATATCCGCTCAAGAGCCGGCGGCGGGGCTCGATGACTTGCTTGCCGCCGTTGCCGCACGCCTTGGGCCGCAGCGGGTGCGGCGCCTGGTGTCACTGGCCCCGGAGCAAGGCAAGCTGCGCTCCGAGCTGTTTCGCCTCGGCAGTGTGATCAATGAGAGCTATGCCGATAATGGCACCCTGGAGCTGGAAGTGGAGCTGCCTAATCATGAATTGGAGCGGCTGCATGCTCGCGAGGGGTTGGAGCGCGAAGTGGTCAGTAGACCATAA